The stretch of DNA GTCCTCCAGCAACAGGATTTTCAAGCCGTTGGGAAGGACCGTTTCACGCACGCGCTCGGCGTAGGATTGTGCCGCTCGTGCCGGCGCCAGCGGCAGGCACACCAGGGCCACGGCGCAGACTGCGGCTCTCAGCAAGATACACATAGATGGCCGTGAGTAGCAGCGGGGTCCCAGCCGGTCAAGGTAACTGCGCGGCCGCCGCATCCGCCGCAATGGCGTCGTGAACATCGCGCTGCAGCCGCGCCGAGATGCCCGCCAGCACCTGACTCATGGCGGCGGCAAGCGCATGGGGCGTCTTGCACGCCGAAGGCTCATCGCCTGCGTACGTGCGCTGCAACAGCACGGAATCACCCTTGCCGCGACGAATACGCACGACCAAGACATCCAGCCGCAGGTGCGCGGTGCAGCTGCTATCCGTCAAGCTTTCTTCGATCTCTTCAATCTGGCCGCTGATGCGGTAATCATTCGGCAGCAACGATGGGCCGCGCTGCACCGCTCGGTACAGATGGCTGTCGACAAAGTCACGCGCCAGCAGATCCGCCACCATGCTCCCGGGATTGGCGCTCCAGCGGCTGTCGAAGTAAGCGGCTGTCGAATATGGGTTCTCTCGGTAAATGATCGGCTCGCGATCGTACACCGCCGCAACGGCCAGCGGCGGGATTGCCAGGATCGCCGCCAAGGGAGCACCGGTAACAACCGGCGGCGTGTAATCGAGCCGATAGTCACGGATCTGGGGCGCCCGCACCCCAAGGCGCACGCAACCGACCAACAGCCCGACCAACGGCAGCAGCCAGCGGGACCATCTCATTGGCCACTCCCGTCGCCAGAGCGGCGCGCCGCCGGGGCCTCTCCGAAAAACAGCAGCGACGGCTGATGGCGGATCTCTTCCGTCAGCCCCTGCAAGTTTCCCACGGTGCGGTCGAAACGCGCCATCGTGGATTGCAGCGCCACCATGAACTGCTGGGCGCTCACCGTCACCTGGTTGAGTTGATCGAGCGTCCGGCCCAGCTCCTCGCCCTTCACCCCCTGGTTGAGACTGGCAAAGAGGCGCTGCGCCTCCTGGGTGGCGCGGGTGGCGTTTTCTACCGCCGGCTTGATCTTCACCCCCGTGGTCATGGTCTCGACATTCTTCGCCGCCTTCTGCGTCGCCTGCGATGCGGCGGCGAAATTGTTCAGTAAGGTGTTGATGCGTTCATCCTGCAAGAGTTTGGAGACCGACTGCAGCGTAGCGCGCGCATCGGCCGAGATGCCGCCAAGGTCCAGTTGCATGATCTTGTCGTACACATCGGCCAGAGCGCTTTGCACGGCCTTGAAGCTAGAGCGCGCCGACGGGATCACGTCATAATGAGGCTTGAAGCTCATCTGCGGGGCCTGATGGAGCGCATCGCCAGAGCGTCGCTCGATTTCAACGTAGCGCAGACCGGTGATGCCGCTGAGCTCGAGCTGGGCCCGCAACGTCTCATCGCCCTGCAACGCGGCCACGTACTTGGTGTCGATATCCATGACGACTTCGATCAACTGGCGATCCGGAGCGACATCGATGCGCTCCACCCGTCCCGCCGGCACACCGCGGTACTTGACGGCCGCACCCGGATCAAGTCCCTGCACCGATTCCGAAAAATATGTCACAAATCGTTTGGTTGATTCCAAGAAGCGGCTGGCGCCCAGCCAGATCACCGCTCCCACCGCGATCACGGTTGCCGCGATGACGAATACGCCCACCTGGAACTTATGCGCTTCGGTGGTCACTGTCGCTCCTCCTGCGGAATGTCGCTGACGGTTCCCGGTTGAAGAAGGCATGCACGCGGGGGTCGGCGCTGTGGTCGCGCAACTCCTGCGGCTTGCCTTCCGCAATGATCTTCTTGGTTTCCCCGTCCAGCATAATGACGCGCTCCGCGATCGTGAAAATGCTGGACAGATCGTGCGTCACCACCACCATGGTGGTGCCCAGACTGCGGTTGATCTGGATAATCAGCTCATCCAATTCGGCCGCGGTCACCGGATCAAGCCCGGCCGACGGCTCGTCGAAGAACAAGATACTCGGATCGAGAACCATGGCCCGCGCCAGCGCTGCCCGCTTTCTCATCCCTCCGGACAGCTCGGAGATCCTGAACGCCTCGAAGCCCGCGAGCTTCACCATGCTCAGTTTGATGCGCACCAGCAGTTCCGCGGTCGCCGCCGGCAAGGTCGTGTATTCCTCCAGCAGCAGCGCGATATTCTCACCCAACGTGAGCGAGGTAAACAGCGCCCCTGATTGGAAGAGCACCCCGATCCGGCGCTGCACGCGCCGGAGCTGATCCTCGTCGGCATGCGTGATGTCCTCTGCATCAACGACCACCCGGCCGCTCGCCGGCTGTTGGAGGCCGATCATGTGCCGCAACAGTGTGGTCTTGCCACATCCCGACCCGCCGACAATGACAAATCGCTCTCCACGCTGCACCTGGAGGCTGACGTCGTCGAGGATGGTGTTCTCCCCATACCGCGCCACCAGGTGTTCCACTTCGATGACCGGCAGGGCTGGAGCAGCATGGATACCCGTCAAGGTCCCTTCCTTTTGCATCTTACCAGTAATGAAACACGACGGTGAAAATAGCATCGGCGACGATGATGAGGAAAATGCTCGCCACGATGGCCGAAGTGGTGATCCGGCCGACGCTCTCGGCACCACCCCGGGCCTCAAAGCCGCGCAGACAGCCCACGCCGGCAATCAGCATCGCGAAGGCAACGCTCTTGATCAGGCCGGAGCTGATGTCCCAAACGCTGAGCGCTAAACGCGTCTGCCGCAGGTACACCTGCGCCGGCAGACCCAAACCCACGGTCGCCACCGTCAACCCGCCCAGAATGCCGACCAGATCGGCACACACCGTGAGGCACGGCAGCATCACCAGCAGCGCCACGACCTTGGGGGTCACCAGAAACCGCGTGCGGTCGAGGCCCATGGTGGTGAGCGCATCGACCTCCTCGGAAACTTTCATGGTTCCGATCTCGGCGGCGAAGGCGGCACCCGAACGCCCGGCGGCGATAATGGCCGTCATCAACGGGCCGAGCTCACGCACGATCGACAATCCGACCAGGTTGGCGACGTAGATGTCGGCGCCGAACTGCGTCAGCTGCACGGCCGCTTGAAACGCCGTGATCAAGCCCATGAGGAAACTGATCAGGGACACGATCGGCACGCCATCGAGACCCGTCCGCTCCATATAGAGCCACGTCTCCCGCCAGCGCATGCGCCACGGATTCCGTACGGCTTCCCCTAATCCCAGTACGAGCTCGCCGGTAAACACGACGAGGGAGCGGAAGTCCGACAGCACCTCGAGCGTTTCCGCCCCGATCCGGTGCGTGAGACCCGCCGGAGGCGCCGGCGGCGGTGGCGGCGCGAGCAGCGCTTGCTCGTCAACCAGGCTCAGAAAGCCGTCGATCGCCGCTGTCGATCGCGCGATACGCAGCTCCGCACCGGTCTGTACCAGACGTTGCCGCAGGCCGATCAACACGGCTCCCCCGCCGCTGTCAAAATACTCGACGCCGGACAGGTCCAGCACCACCTGGCGGGCTTGGCTGGGCACCCGCTTGACGATGTCACTCAGCAGCGTTTGCGCGTTCCCGATTTCGATCCGCCCACGGATCGCCAGCGTGACGGTTCGATCGTCGCCCTGCTGCGTCGACAACTCGTACGAACCATCGGTCGCCACGTTTTCCTCTTACCATCCCAGAGGTGGGAGAGCGAACGCGCCATGCCAGGGCGCCGGGGAGTTGCGACCCGGGCCAATTTGGCCGATAAGCTGATCGATCCTAGGCACACCCTATGCCGCCGACGCCAAAGCCGACCGCCCTCCTCGAACTCCTCAAGCAGCGCGCGCCGCGCCCGCTCTCCATTGTGGAGATAGCGCGCCTGCTCGAGATGGACCGCTACGATCCTAAACACATCAAGGCGGCGCTCGAGATGGAGGTTGCCAATCACCGATTGCGCCGCATTGGGAAGACCCGCTACCAGTGGGTCCGGGAAGCCGAAGGCGCCAGCGCCCCCGTCCGGGGCGTGCGGACCCCGCGAATTCCCGGCGAGCGCGGCAAGCCGCAGAAGCGGCCGGGGCCACGGATTGAAGGACATTACTCCCGCGTCCGTGCCGGTTACGGCTTTGTCGAAGTGCTGGGCGAGGCCGCCGGCCGCTTCCCGCGCGACATCCTCATCCCGGCGGAGATGGCGGGCGCGGCGCTGCACGGCGACCGCGTGGCGGTGGAGATCATCCGGCGTGATCTGCGGGCGCGGCGTTTCGTCGGGCGCATCACGGCGGTCACGGGCCCCGTGCATGAGAAGATCATCGGGACGCTGCGCTACGGCCGCGATGGCTGGCAGCTGCTCCCGGAAAATGAACTGCTTCCGGTTGTGGCGATTATCGGGGGCGATCTGCCCGAGCGGCAGGCCGCCGGCCAGGTCGCGTTGGTTCGCCTGACGCGACCGCCCACGCCCACTCGCGGCCCTGGCGGCGAGGTCGAGAAAGTGCTCGGCGCCGCCGACAACCCCGAGGTCCAATTTCTCACCATCGCTTTCGAGCACGGCTTGCGGATCGAGTTTCCACCCGAGGTGCTCGCCGAGGCCGAGCGCTTGCCTCCCGACCCATGCGAACACGACTTCGCCGCAAGGGAGGATTTGCGCCACCGTCTTTTCGTGACCATCGACGGCGAGAGCGCGCGCGATTTCGACGACGCGGTGTGCTTGGAGGCGCTACCGCATGGCGGCTACCGGCTGTGGGTCGCCATCGCCGATGTCTCGCATTACGTGCGGCCGGGCTCCGCACTCGACACCGAAGCCGCGCGCCGGTGCACCAGCGTCTACTTTCCGGACCGTGCCATCCCCATGCTGCCACCGCAGCTCTCGAATCAGCTGGGCTCGTTGAATCCAGAGCGCGACCGCCTGGTGATGGTGGCGGAGCTGACCTACGATCGCCACGGCCACCGCCACGACGCGCGCTTCTATCGGGCCGTGATCACCAGCCGGGCCCGCCTCACCTACACCAGAGTCGCCGCCGTGCTGTCGGCAGCCGACACACTCGACATCCGGCAATGGCGTGACGAGCTGAGTCCACTTCTGCCGCAACTGCGTCTCATGCTTGAACTCACGCGCAAGCTTCTCCACAAGCGCCTGGCCGCGGGCTCCCTCGATCTCGATCTCCCTGAGGCGTTCGTCGACCTCTCCGAAGAGGGGCGCAGCGTTGGCGTACGGCTGTTCCAACGCAACGATGCCCACCGGCTCATCGAGGAGTTCATGCTCGAGGCCAACTGTGCCGTCGCCGCCTTCCTCACCGATCGACACGTGCCCTTGCCCTACCGCATCCACGAGCCGCCCGACACGGACGACATCGATGATCTCAACGAGTTCCTCCAGGTCTTCGGCCTCACCGTGCACTACGATGGCGAGGTCCGGCCACAAGACGTGCAACATCTGCTCGAGCAGCTCGATGGCCACCCACTCTCCCGTGTGCTCTCGCGCCTGGTGCTGCGCTCATTGAAGCAGGCACAGTACCGCACCGCGAACGCGGGCCACTTCGGCCTGGCCTTCCCGACCTACTGCCACTTCACCTCACCGATTCGGCGCTACCCGGACTTGATCGTGCATCGCCAGCTCGGCCGTGTCTTCGATGGCGAAGTCGAAGCCGCGCGCAGCCAGGCCGAAGCCATCGAGGCCGCGAGCGTGCAGAGCTCGCAGTGCGAGCGCGAAGCCATGGGGGCGGAGCGCGCCATGCTCGATCTGAAGAAGGCCGAGTTCATGCTCGACCATCTGCTCGAGCCGCAACCGGGGACCATTGT from Candidatus Binatia bacterium encodes:
- a CDS encoding ABC-type transport auxiliary lipoprotein family protein produces the protein MRWSRWLLPLVGLLVGCVRLGVRAPQIRDYRLDYTPPVVTGAPLAAILAIPPLAVAAVYDREPIIYRENPYSTAAYFDSRWSANPGSMVADLLARDFVDSHLYRAVQRGPSLLPNDYRISGQIEEIEESLTDSSCTAHLRLDVLVVRIRRGKGDSVLLQRTYAGDEPSACKTPHALAAAMSQVLAGISARLQRDVHDAIAADAAAAQLP
- the rnr gene encoding ribonuclease R, giving the protein MPPTPKPTALLELLKQRAPRPLSIVEIARLLEMDRYDPKHIKAALEMEVANHRLRRIGKTRYQWVREAEGASAPVRGVRTPRIPGERGKPQKRPGPRIEGHYSRVRAGYGFVEVLGEAAGRFPRDILIPAEMAGAALHGDRVAVEIIRRDLRARRFVGRITAVTGPVHEKIIGTLRYGRDGWQLLPENELLPVVAIIGGDLPERQAAGQVALVRLTRPPTPTRGPGGEVEKVLGAADNPEVQFLTIAFEHGLRIEFPPEVLAEAERLPPDPCEHDFAAREDLRHRLFVTIDGESARDFDDAVCLEALPHGGYRLWVAIADVSHYVRPGSALDTEAARRCTSVYFPDRAIPMLPPQLSNQLGSLNPERDRLVMVAELTYDRHGHRHDARFYRAVITSRARLTYTRVAAVLSAADTLDIRQWRDELSPLLPQLRLMLELTRKLLHKRLAAGSLDLDLPEAFVDLSEEGRSVGVRLFQRNDAHRLIEEFMLEANCAVAAFLTDRHVPLPYRIHEPPDTDDIDDLNEFLQVFGLTVHYDGEVRPQDVQHLLEQLDGHPLSRVLSRLVLRSLKQAQYRTANAGHFGLAFPTYCHFTSPIRRYPDLIVHRQLGRVFDGEVEAARSQAEAIEAASVQSSQCEREAMGAERAMLDLKKAEFMLDHLLEPQPGTIVSVLSFGFFVELDAYPIEGLVRADALTDERYSFIEEEHALKGLRTGKRFRLGDRVLVEATDVSLRRREIDFAVLERLRSPGAELGPQSPRRGKGKRATRREQTAGKTGRGALKRR
- a CDS encoding ATP-binding cassette domain-containing protein, which translates into the protein MTGIHAAPALPVIEVEHLVARYGENTILDDVSLQVQRGERFVIVGGSGCGKTTLLRHMIGLQQPASGRVVVDAEDITHADEDQLRRVQRRIGVLFQSGALFTSLTLGENIALLLEEYTTLPAATAELLVRIKLSMVKLAGFEAFRISELSGGMRKRAALARAMVLDPSILFFDEPSAGLDPVTAAELDELIIQINRSLGTTMVVVTHDLSSIFTIAERVIMLDGETKKIIAEGKPQELRDHSADPRVHAFFNREPSATFRRRSDSDHRSA
- a CDS encoding MlaD family protein; its protein translation is MTTEAHKFQVGVFVIAATVIAVGAVIWLGASRFLESTKRFVTYFSESVQGLDPGAAVKYRGVPAGRVERIDVAPDRQLIEVVMDIDTKYVAALQGDETLRAQLELSGITGLRYVEIERRSGDALHQAPQMSFKPHYDVIPSARSSFKAVQSALADVYDKIMQLDLGGISADARATLQSVSKLLQDERINTLLNNFAAASQATQKAAKNVETMTTGVKIKPAVENATRATQEAQRLFASLNQGVKGEELGRTLDQLNQVTVSAQQFMVALQSTMARFDRTVGNLQGLTEEIRHQPSLLFFGEAPAARRSGDGSGQ
- a CDS encoding MlaE family lipid ABC transporter permease subunit codes for the protein MATDGSYELSTQQGDDRTVTLAIRGRIEIGNAQTLLSDIVKRVPSQARQVVLDLSGVEYFDSGGGAVLIGLRQRLVQTGAELRIARSTAAIDGFLSLVDEQALLAPPPPPAPPAGLTHRIGAETLEVLSDFRSLVVFTGELVLGLGEAVRNPWRMRWRETWLYMERTGLDGVPIVSLISFLMGLITAFQAAVQLTQFGADIYVANLVGLSIVRELGPLMTAIIAAGRSGAAFAAEIGTMKVSEEVDALTTMGLDRTRFLVTPKVVALLVMLPCLTVCADLVGILGGLTVATVGLGLPAQVYLRQTRLALSVWDISSGLIKSVAFAMLIAGVGCLRGFEARGGAESVGRITTSAIVASIFLIIVADAIFTVVFHYW